The genomic DNA gatcaagattcaagatcAAGAATCAGAGACTGAAATAACAGCTTGTAGATCGGCGAGACACTCCTCCGGAAGAGATAGGAACGTGTTCATAAACCAATCGTCGACGGTCTCAACTTTAGCCACGCCTACGAGTCTACACTTCCCTTCTTTATCCATTCTCTCCCCTCTCCCACTCTTCCTCTCTCCTCTTGACTCTTCCGTCGTCAACACCGTTTTCACCACCAACGCTGGTGCTCTGTATATCCCTCCTCCCGCCGTGAAAAAGAACTTCGCCGTAAACTCCAGTTCCACCTTTCATATCAAACCCATGtcaaaaaagttcaaaaagaaCTTCTAAAAACAGAGGACTTctaaaaacagaggatttatAAGAACAGAGGATTTTATGAAATTTGTTACCTTTCCGGATTCAGGTTCGATAGTTCCTTGGAAAACCTCCGGTGAGATATCGATTTTTAGAAACGGAGGCAATGGAAAGCCGAGAAATTTCGTGGTTTGGCTAGTGAGAGGAGGGATATAGAGAGTAGCCACATTGAAACAAACAGACAACAATCCAAAGTTTGATGCTCTGTTTTCGTCGATCTTTTGAGCGGTTCCGGTGCCGGAGCCACCTTGAGGAGAGTATTCGAAATCGGGATATCTGGAGATGCCAAGCTTACCTGTTCCAACGGTTTTGAAGCTGACACTGTAGAGATTATTGGGGAGCTGTGTTGTTGTgttgggttttgggtttagtGAATTTGAAATCACaagtttgatttggttttgggatTTGTGGTTATTGTATCTTCTTGGGGATTTGTAGATTGTTGTTAATGGGTTTATTTTCGTTGAAGCCATGTCTCTCACTCACTACTACTATTAACACttacttgtttatattgtttatgatgtttttttttttggtttgcttgaATCATCAATTTGATCGAAGAAAGCATAAATCTTATCGTCAGTTTTGATTGTGTGGTAGTAAGTACGACAGATATGTGGCTAGTTATAATAACACCAATGTGTAAAGTCTACAATGATAGGAATAATACCAATCTGTTCATTAtataacacaacaaaaacaacggGCTAAAAGAAGAATTGTATTTGTTGTTTACATGggctcaaaatgctcaatattGAGATTATGATCTAATATTTAAATTGTGCTGAAGATCTGACATGATGTGGGTCTTGGACTTGTGGTTAGTGGACTTGTGGTTAGTCAAAAAATGATggtaaaataaaacatgtaacaAATGGATATGGTTGAGTTGTAAGTTTGAAACAATACTACTAGCTTCTATTAGTTGATGTCCGAGgaaaaaaaccaatataaagTGATAAGTTGGAAATTAGCTGTATGGATAATAGCAAAGATAGAAATTtgcaaaaacaaagatagaaGAAAATCAAGTATTAGCTATGATTTAAGatacattattaaaattttgaatagtttaatttcctaaaatattgtTATAAACGTTACGTTGGGGCCACAATCACATTCACACACCAACGGCGGACTTGGCTAGAAGGCCCATCTGTTTTTTTTGCCAACAAGGCCCATCTGTTTTGGTCATGCAAGACATGTTTTCAAATGAGTCTCTCTCCACTATGATCCAGCATCCACTTAACCTACGCACCAAgttatgtttttaaaagaaaacactaaGATATCATTTATAATGACTCAAAAGACGAGAAACATGTGTAAAActatattagtcatatattcatattgatTATCCTACGATATCTAAATCTTGTTTCTCATGTTAATCAAGTAAtggactctctctctctctctctctctctctctctctctctcttattaagAGTAGGTAGCTCACTTGGTTGTTGATTGACTTCTGAAATCTAACTGAGGAAAACTTCATACGTTAGTATTCGAGTTTTTCTTTGGGAGGAAACTAATTTAGCCTCCAGCCCACATAGACGCATGGACTTTTTCCCGAAATTGGCagataaccaaaacaaattattgACTTGTATGATTGTATTGTATCATTCAAATTTCCTCGACTAAACAAAACACCAATTTGTATAGTAATGAAAGCCAATATATATGATCGAATCATTGGGATGGTTGGACATTATTAACTTAATTTTCTAAAACTCATAAAAAGAAACCAcgaccattaaaaaaaaaatcatatattcgATAATTGATAGTTTTATATAAACCTTTCTTGCGCAAATATGTGCATATGAAACACTTAATGGATGCTTATAATAACAAGTAAGACTTTCGGCCGTTgtggaaaatatataaacctATAGAATTGTTGGGACTGCTTTTATAGAATGTGGACCGATCGGACTTTGTCAAATTTCATTCTAACCGTTGATCCTCATTTCGTGTTTACTCATCTTCCGCACGCCATTAACAATAAAGATTCCCATTATTTTTCGTCGTCAAATTTGTCTAACCTTCACTAACACCATATTCCCTAATCTTAGTGTACATCAACACGATGTATACTAATCGAGTATctaatttaaaagtaaaagcattcaaagataaaattttagttttaaatttaatatagtgATGTGCTTTCACAAAGTTTTGgaatgctaaattttaaaatgatcatATCCTTTAAAATACATTTCATCGGGTTATTCAGTTACATCTATCAGATCCCACTATCTCCTATgtataaatttggttagatgtTTGTTTTTCACTTTTGGTTTGTAAGGTTTTTACAACGTCCTTCTTACGTTATTGCTGAAATAGGATCAATATTAGGAATAAAAAGACTTTGCTACGCATTTATCACTATATGGAAAATTCAGTTAGATGCTGTAGGAGAGGATGCATCTTTCTTCAAACTTATCAAAACGTATTGCAGTTTACTTGGTTTGCTCAGTACCCATCTTCAATGATTCATAATAATACTTAGATTTAATGtactacaaattaaaaatagcTAGTTGAATAATTAATTCCGTTATGTCAAATCATTTACTTTCATCAAATGTTATGACTGGTTCACCAGGTTATGGTATGGTATATTCACGACAGGACAACCGATACGATGACAACTGGTACGAATTCTTTTTATCCAAAACATACGAATAATAGAATCGATCGGCAAcacgttgacaaaaaaaaaaaaaaaatgataatactGATGAACCACTTTTATAACGAATTAGAGTATTTTGTAATTTGAGGATTATAAGAAATCGTACATAATATCTAAGGTTAATTAGTTAAGTAATAAAAGGTAGTTGGAGCGTTGGCTTTTGTGGAACTATAATAACTTACGTGTCTTTAAATGGCGGCTGGCTAGCTACTCTCGAAGGCTACGTTTCTTTTAACCATATTCTCTATTTTCCTTAGTTAATACTTCacaatataagatgttttcaagtttctatacaatttttagattaatttactattttatattatgtagtattgtttctgattgattGAACTCacttaaaagtaaagacttcttaatctacGTATTTAAGTTACCATAtactatattttgaaatggaaagAGTATTACTTAAATACGATATCCTAAATTTTTTTCCAATATAATCTAtttgataaaacattatatactCTGAAAAGTATCTTTGGTGGCCGT from Camelina sativa cultivar DH55 chromosome 2, Cs, whole genome shotgun sequence includes the following:
- the LOC104739585 gene encoding uncharacterized protein LOC104739585, translating into MASTKINPLTTIYKSPRRYNNHKSQNQIKLVISNSLNPKPNTTTQLPNNLYSVSFKTVGTGKLGISRYPDFEYSPQGGSGTGTAQKIDENRASNFGLLSVCFNVATLYIPPLTSQTTKFLGFPLPPFLKIDISPEVFQGTIEPESGKVELEFTAKFFFTAGGGIYRAPALVVKTVLTTEESRGERKSGRGERMDKEGKCRLVGVAKVETVDDWFMNTFLSLPEECLADLQAVISVSDS